The sequence TGGGGGGATTGAGCTGGTGGAAGACAACACAAACCGAGATTCCATTTCTAGGTTCTAAAAGGACCCAGAAGCTGTcaaactgttgtgtgtgttttttattgtaaCATGCTATACATAAAAAGTTCATTTATATTATgctttatattatatatatatatatatatacatatatatatattatattatattacatatattaattttattaccattactttaaaataaatacagtacacCTGTCTGTCAACCCCAAATGGACTCATGTCCCTTAGGCTGCCAAACCCTGACATAAACAACGATCGGATGTAAGGACAGAGCAGTTCTGGAAAAGGATatgccattattttttttcaggtttgGCATGTAGATGTGGTCCACATACCATAGCTGAATCACTTTTCAGAGGAACATCTGAGAACAAAGCTTATATACAGGATGGGTTCACTGTAGAAAACTATGAGTTCATCAGAGTGCTCCACATTCAGGCAAAAAGTCCCCTTTGTCTGCTGTATATTGAGGAGCCTAGAGACTGGGAGAGTCATTCTGGACACTTCTGATGTATtcaatattaattattattcagTGTTGACTTTAAAGATACTACTTACATACACAATGGGCACACACTGTGTATCTCAAATACTGGACACAATAAAAGGGAAATGATTTTACACAGCAACATCATTTAGTATTATTCTATTCAGCCTGTGAAAGTGGGACATGGTTTGCATAGCTTGCAGCTTACTAATTCATAACAGAAAGGCTGCAGTACAAGACCCATGAAGTCTGACAGATCTGGTTATTTACTAATTAGGTGATATCAAGCAATGCATATTGGGGAATGTAGGTTCCAGTGTTGTAGGAGGTGGACAAGTCTTTTataaatttgtcttttgttagTTCCTTCACTTCATGAAAGTACAGTACAAAATCACTGGTGTACCCCTTTCAAACTTACACTATATTTGCTTTGAAACGTCACAAATTAGACTCtacaacaaaacataatgtCACAGTCTGTAAACCTATCAAAGTGATTCAAAAAGTGCTGACTATTCAAATAACGTAGTGGAGTCATGCTGACAAAAGCAGCCTGATGGAGATGCCTTTCCACCAAGACACCTCGAAAATGAACAGTACCAGCAGGTGAATCAGATGAGTGATCATTATCAGATCATCAGTTAAGATTGCTGTTACTTGTTATGCATGCAGACTTGGAGGACATTGTTATTTATGGCCAATTTTACAGGTAacataaattaaagaaaacttAGAATCTCTAGAATTTATAATACACTTGCACTGCATGCTCTtacaaacacactaaaattCATGACAACTTaacaacagaacagacaaacagaatCATCAGCCAAAGTTGAAAAATCCTGGTAAAACAGGTAAGCATGCTTAAATACAAGCAGTCTGCTTTTGCTGTGGATTATTTAATGGTTAGGGGAAATATGTTTATTAGCTCTCCTTTTTAGATTGAGATGAGAGGACTGCTGTAAATCTCATGTGTGCGAGTCAAGACATGGTTTGCCTCGCTTGGCATAAAGACTGTAAGCAGGAGGAAACCAGTAGCGTGGCTCCATCCAGATCAAAAATGTTATGCTAGCTAACATCATGCTTAAATCAAGCTTACTAAGTAACATGTTGTATCTTGTGTATTGAATCTGCATATAAACAGACATCAAAGTGATAATTTGGGGTTTTAGCCGGAGTCACATGGTCTGTTGTTCACCAAGAAATTTCCAGCTTGTGAGTACAACTAAAAACACAAGCTGTACTGTCTATAGTTTGTGAGGGACTTAAGATACAATATATTAGTGAGCTTTGGAGATGTTGGTAGGCTATCTGTCTTCATGCTAAGTTAGGCCAACACATCCACTGACTGCAGGTCtatatttaaaacacacttGAAAATGTTAACGATCCCTTGATTTCACCCtcagaaagaaagtaaaaaaaaaaacccaaaacaaaacaaagagagaaagaaaataatgaaatccCTGGAAAAGTTCACCATTACGTTTTAGTGGTCATCTGGGATTTGGAGCACATTGCCAAAACCAGTGGAGTGTATGTTTAGTGGATCAAattattatcaaaaaaaaaaaaaaaagctggtcCCGACTGTTTCAATTTTCAGGCTACAGATTGTTCATGAAAGCCAATCACAGTGTGACCTGTTTAGTGTTGGATTAGCAACTGAGCTAAGAGTGACAGTCAGTGGTCAAAGGTGGACAAGGCTTACTTTGCCACCAACAAATGTTCCATCCATTCCACCCTATGTGATTTAATACTTCCTAACTATTATAGTTATTCATACtactatacatacatacatacatacatactatCTATTGCAATACTATTTCTATCACATTACAGATTGCAGAGTAGATGTTCGCTTAATTACACCCAGTGTTAACTAAGTTAGGGTGACAAGATCATATGACACGAATCCTGACCAAACtgtaacatgaaataaaaaatgtttcacaaacaaCATATGCATACACTGAATACAGCTTCACTTAGCctaaacacattaaaactcCCTTGAGGTGAAAACGTCTTTTTCTTGCACAAGGGGACACAAGAAAATTCATATCAGTGCACAAATCTATGATATTTCACTATATATCACATATATCTTCTTGTGtaagttgtgtttttgcattaCTATGTTCTGTGGAACAGCTGCAATAGTTCTggtataaattaaaaaaacagatgtatTATCTGgtatttttaagtattttagtGAGTATTTACTTGAAAATATCTTGCTATTGTTATTATAAAGTGTCAGATTGAGAGATGTGACATTAATTTAGGTGCAAGTGAAGTGTGAAGCTGTTTCTCAAAATTCATTAACACTGTGCATATCAGGATTGATATGTGCCTCCTTTGGCTGGTCATGAGCAGAAGGTGGACTGCAGCTGCTTGAAGGCGGcttgtctctgctttttttccacttcctgtctcttgcgctcttctttctcctctcgaATCTCAGCCTCAAACGTGCTGCCCAAAGACACAGCCTGCATCTGGTAACACAAAATGACAGTGTTCCTTTCCATCAATAGAAATCATTCTTAAATCCCAAGTACCCCGCATGGATGCTTTTATTCAGGACCGGCCCTAACCTTGCCTGTTTAACTGAGCAAAAGCTCTAAGTGAATGACTTGAACTTCACAGTTGAATTCATACATccaaaatgtgtgatttttagcCATTTTGCAAAGTCTGGTACACTAAAATAAAAGTTGTTGTAAGGTCCACAGTTGGCGTGTCCCTTTGTGTCTAGAAATAATCTGATGAGTCAAAATGTGatcataaattattaaaaagatGACCACtataaagtaaagaaaacatccaAGTCATCGTGTTTAAGGTGCTAAGGTCTAACTAAATATTGTCACTATGTGAATGTCAGACAAGATAACACAGAGTACCTTGGCTTCAAAGAAGTCTTTGGCCCCCATCACTCCCTCAGTGGAGACATTGATCTCAGAAAGTCTGGCCAGAGCCATCAGACCACTCTCTTCCTGCAgttctccagctgctgctcttcgGAAGATCAGCAGGAACTGCAGAAAGAACAATATTAGATGTAAATCAATCACATTTAGTAAGGAACATTACATCTGTCAAGAACAAACTGTATATCCACTCAGTTTGTCCTTCTCCACATTTCGAGATcatccttcatttcctgtccacCCATGGACACAGCATAATTTCTCACCTCTATTCTAGTCTACAACACTTGTAAGCAGTGGTGGACTGGTAAcctgcaaattaaaaaataatcaataaaaacaaacattgctAATGATCAAAGCAGTTTCTCATATCGGGAGCCATGACTCACATACAAACGGTCAAACATGGAGGAGGGCATCCTTGTCAACTGTGACAAGAGATAAGCAAATACAGAAGATAGAagaagctgctggagctgtATCAGTAGCCTCAACATATATGCTGACAGCAGCATCTGCCTTTAGCAACAGATGGGGAGTTAGTAGAGAGTGAAACTGTCAGCTACTGATGGTGCTCACTCAATCGCTGCCAAACAGCGTAGCATAAGTTAAATGGCATTGTTTTCACAGTACCTAATTTCAGCTGACTAACATCAACTAACGCTAGTGCTTGCCAAGCCGAGAGTGAAAGATTAGAAACCAAAAGGCCaaagaattataataaaattAGAAGCAAAACATATCTAggatatgaaaataaacaagatacaagataggtttatttgtcacacacacaatcatacacggtacaatgtgcagtgaaattctttttgtccctgatACCAcaaaataggtaagtaaaatagaatgagtaaaattaaatattataaaatagaaaccttataaaaataataacattaaaaatgtgaaaatgtgcagtatttactgggggaagaagcttttcctcgTCCTCTaagtgttggttctcaggcagcggaagaggagtgagtgtccggggtgatggggctgtctgaggatcttctcagctctcgacctgcatcgtttgatgtaaatgtcctgcaggtcgggtaacGTTGTTCCGActgtccgctcagctgagcggactaccctcctaagggccgagaggtcctgctttgtgcagctgcccatccatgtggtgatgctcccactcaagtAACCAtgtaaccatccttgaaaggagagtaacagtggtccagagtcctctctcctctggtggggcagtcgatgtgttgtttGAACTCCGGTGTCACGATAGGGCTGCATCAGGGtggttagcttgataggtggatatagcctcatgtagctcggtgagagcagtgtccgtgttcgcctgaggtgggatgtaaacagcgcaGATGATGAGTGAAGTAAACTCACAGGGAAGGTAGAAAGGACGGCACTGGATGGTCAAGAGCTCCAGGTCTGGGGAACATGAGTGTTTGAGAGACACAACGTCCCTGTTGTCACACCATGCTGGTTGAACGGCATGGTCTGGAgtcaggggggtcagccatgtctcagtgaagCAGATGACATTACAGAGATTCCCCCCTGTGAGATCCCAACATGccccctttggtctgaagaatggggtagggGCCACAGCCTTTAGAGCTACTCTCTCTAATGTTGAATAGTCCATGTGCACTGAAGGCAGTCATCCTTCTGGCTTCAttcctgttggctgatgagcagacacagtgaccaacagttcaaagttcagagttcatggaggctttaatgtctgggcagagatgagtaatgagctaactaactctACTATGATTACTTGACacttcaacaacacatttaacacaatttcaaaaagagcatagctcaatgaaggtacccaaggaaagaaagagagaagaaagaagaagaggaatgtcagtgaattggctatgtattctaatgtagccagcagcttGAGGGAACCACTGAGCAAGcttagtggctgtatcatgGCGGTCGTAGGCTAATGGGGCCttgtggtgactgtattcacaAACTataggtggccaattcactgtgcgaggatctcactttcctctgttcttgcagacacggTACCCTGGCATTTTTACTAGAgtgagtcaactctcaaaccacagagatcatTCACATCTCTAAtaaatggctgctggggcagacccagtggaAATTCCTTGTTCGGGTACATGTgttaaggttcaaaatacaGTGAGGAGTCTCCCTCATGATACACCAATACAGATGACATACGTGTGTATTGTTTTGCtaaaaccaacattcaaaacagacttcagttgctcattctgccaTTCTATGATAATTAAGATTAAGACAGAGCCTAGCTCTAATTTCTAGAAGTCTATGATAATTATAAGGAGGGATTTGTTACCTTCAGTATATTTGGGGTTGGTTCAATCCAACTGACTTGAAGATTGGAACATGAAAAggtgacccccctttccctgaattGGTGTTCAATTCAGAGGATGGttggttaaaaatgacagcaggtaaggcacccTTGAGTGTAACATCTGGTGTTGTTATTCATGGATGGCCAATATACAACGCACTGAAGTGTGTAAAGAGTGgctttgtaaccatggtgaccatCAACAGGTGGATCAGGGTGTGTGTTAGCATCGTGGTTGGTCGGGACAATCTATTCTACATACAGCTGGTGATCAGGAGGTCAACAAACAGAACAATTAAAGGAACAGGGTCTCTGGTGTGGGGAGTTCAGGGAGTGTCCTGGCTCCCGTTGGTCCCTTTTTCCAGCTCACAAAGTAAAACCTTGGCATCAGTTGAAGAGGAAGTCTTgccctttttcttctcttagcAAAGTCAGATATGGAGCACTGGGAAACACTTCTCGTGGGAAAcactcctccctgtgcaggtggatccacagcttccttactggcagacaacaggtggtacgcgtgggcccccatagctcatcccctctcaccctcaacactggatctccccaaggctgcgtgctgagtcccctgctgtacaccctgtatacacatgactgtgtgtccacatcagacagtaacaccatcataaagtttgctgacgacacagccatcgtggggttaatctcccacaacaaggaggaggcctacaggaaggaggtcactcacctggagagctggtgccaggagaataacctcctgctgccgtcagcaaaactaaggagctgattgtggactacaggaagaagcagcagaaggacatccgtccactctgcatcggcgggtctgagttggaaagggtggacagttttaaatacctcggtgtgaccatcacacgggacctgtcctggtcactgcacattaacaggactgttaagaaggccaggcagcgtctcttccacctcagacgcctcagagacttcaggctccccctcaaggtgctcaggaacttttacacctgcaccactgagagcatcttgagtgggagcatcaccacatggatgggcagctgcacaaagcaggacctctcggcccttaggaaggtcgtccgctcagctgagcggacaatcagaacaaccttacccgacctgcaggacatttacaccaaacgatgcaggtcgagagccgagaagatcctcaggcagccccatcaccccggacactcactcttctccctgttgccatcaggccgttggttccgctgcctgagaaccaacactgagaggatgaggagaagcttcttcccccaggccatccgtctgctcaacagtgagcgtttATCTGGACAAtctcactcccacctgcactacatgcactagatgtaaataccactcatgtaaataatgcacattttcactttttttaaatttaattttaattttattatttttttttttctttaaattaaaattttttatttacctattttttggtagcagggacacaaagaatttcactgtgTTGCATGGCGAACATTACGTAGTTGTAAAAACTGGTGATGCCAAACATGCAGTGACTGCTCATAATTAAAACTCTTAATCTGTGTTGaagctgtgtcagtgtgtgaaagcagaAAGCTAACTCTAGCACCATGTGTTGTGCCTAGCTAAAAGTTATTCTCTGCAGCAGAAAGCTAACTTTAGCACCACGTGTTGTGTCTAGCTAAAAGTTAAATTAGCtgccaggctgtgtgtgtgtgtgtgagtgtgagtgagtgtgtgtgtgtgtgtgtgtaatgtaggctatttgtgtaaaatgttgaaGATTGAATAGTCTAACAGTCTAACACATCTAATATTGTTTTAAGCAATGTTGGTGTATTTTGTTGTACAGTGAACCCTCGCTATATCGCGCTTCACTTATAGCGGCTtcgcgtttttttttttttacagtgcttATATTTTCcgcgcttttttttttacagtgcattgTGCTCTGAATCCTAATTGGCTTCTGGGCTTTACTGTATAGAAGTGAAAAAGTTGATATTGTTGATATTGACAACTACCCATAACGATGTTCTTCTCTCGGGGAAAGACTCCTGCGCAGCCTTCAGTGGAAAAAGACGCTACAGCGCAGCGGAGTCAGGACGAAGAGGCACAGCTGGACGGACTGTGAAATACGCGTGTGCGAGAATAAATCCTGTTTTATATCAtagtttttgttaaaaaaaaaacgttaatatttgtatttcttaaacacattttaggcctgaaaacaagttttgatgttttgtttcattctatagtacaatattgcattgtaaaataatagtaaaaataaagatatctaCTTCGCGGATTTCACTTATCGCGGGTTATTTTTGGAACGCAACCCCCGCGATAAACGAGGGTTCACTGTACTTTGATAATTCTGACAGAGGTTTAAACTTCATAACAGGTGtcctgtaaaatattttttgtgtgtgttttcaggttgcTGCAACGAACATGACTTGGCACTGTGAGTtatgttcagcttttttttcttttttttttttttttttaccactggAACAATTTTCACAAATTAGCCGACTCCCATGCGTCCATGATGATTGCATGTGCACATTTCAGACACTCAGTGCACTGAGTACTGATCTGTCAAGATATcatactcaaaaacaaaacagcagtgcaAGGGAAAATCAGGAACTTGTGACTTTCAAGTGTCCTTTATGCATATTTGAGCAACCATTTTCAGAGTCTGTACTCCTCAGTCACATAagatcacatttaaaaaagcatGAGACAGTGGTATGCCCATACAGAAGTTGTGACTATAGCACAAATGTATACTCTTCATTTAACTCCCATAAAAGTAGAGTGCACCAAGGGAGTCTCGCATCAGACTTTTCTAGAGACACTGTCTATGAGTATACTCAGAATCTCCATGCTACCAGCTCTAATGTCACTATTGATTCGGATGAAGAGCATCCAGTTCAGAGCACACAAATGCAGGATGATGAGCAGTGTGATacttcaaaactgaaaaatcagcTCAAACTTAATGCAGCTTCTTTATTTCTAAGGATACAGCTCTAAAAATGTATgagataaatatttttttcagattttttttcacagctctTTCAGTCAACCTCTGTTCTTTCCAAAAATactaaatattatattttttctttgttttttaatatttttattggCCCTTTCATTATTTCAGGATGATAGGGATGAGCCAGACCTGGGGGATGCATCAGTGGTCCTCCTTACAACCGTGAGTGACTGATGCCTTTCTGGTAATGTTCAGTCTGATTTATGCTCTACAGCTCGCCTATCCGAAGGGACTGATTATTGTTCAACTGTTAATGTTCAAGTTGCTgctctcagaatcagaatcagaaatactgtatttatccctgaagggaaattcttagAACAGTACAGTATTCAACTGGTTTTCAGCCAAATGGCACAAAGTTGTTaatgtaatttacattttaatgttgttgaaCTGATATGCTAAGTGtttacactgtgacattttgtttttacaaggTGTAGTTTGGGGAAAGAATCTGGCCTCAAAGTTTCAGGCtgttttactgaagtaaagcaATTACTTCTAAACTCAAAGGGTAATGTTGTATTAACAGTTTCCTgattttgaatattttccacTACTACTTTTAAGTCAAGAGTACTTAGTCAAGAGATCAGTGCacatgcgtcgatacgtgtgcagcctgttacagacactcccgatctttctcactgtttttctactattttattattattcgcgactcctttac comes from Scatophagus argus isolate fScaArg1 chromosome 5, fScaArg1.pri, whole genome shotgun sequence and encodes:
- the efhd1 gene encoding EF-hand domain-containing protein D1 isoform X2; the encoded protein is MELKLMMEKLGAPQTHLGLKNMIKEVDEDFDGKLSFREFLLIFRRAAAGELQEESGLMALARLSEINVSTEGVMGAKDFFEAKMQAVSLGSTFEAEIREEKEERKRQEVEKKQRQAAFKQLQSTFCS